One Terriglobia bacterium DNA segment encodes these proteins:
- a CDS encoding sigma-70 family RNA polymerase sigma factor — protein MRETPESDWVVEALGLYEARLLRYATWVLRDPDLARDVVQETFLRLCREQPSTVGGHLAQWLFTVCRNLAFDTRKKEVRMAPLEEVQTTVDAAIHSGIEQRETVGEIFKLLEDLPKNQREVIYLKFQCDLSYKEISEVTKLSVTNVGFLIHTALKTIRKRVLSEPARRNP, from the coding sequence TTGAGAGAAACGCCAGAATCCGACTGGGTTGTCGAGGCCCTCGGCCTTTATGAAGCACGGCTTCTCCGGTATGCCACATGGGTGCTGCGAGATCCCGACCTTGCACGAGATGTTGTCCAGGAGACGTTCCTGCGGCTCTGCCGGGAACAGCCGTCGACTGTCGGCGGCCATCTCGCCCAGTGGCTGTTCACGGTCTGCCGCAATCTCGCCTTCGACACGCGCAAGAAGGAGGTTCGCATGGCTCCGCTCGAAGAAGTTCAGACCACTGTCGACGCTGCGATTCATTCCGGCATCGAACAGCGTGAAACCGTGGGCGAGATCTTTAAACTGCTCGAAGACCTGCCGAAGAACCAACGGGAGGTTATTTACCTGAAGTTCCAGTGCGACCTGAGTTACAAAGAAATCAGCGAAGTCACCAAACTCTCCGTCACCAACGTCGGGTTCCTGATTCATACAGCCTTGAAAACCATCCGCAAGCGCGTGCTTTCCGAGCCTGCAAGGAGGAATCCATGA